The following coding sequences lie in one Planctomycetota bacterium genomic window:
- a CDS encoding flagellar basal body L-ring protein FlgH yields the protein MKKFGWAAAAWLAMAGGAWGQSLLGDSDRSPYDPPPPRAYRKHDVLFLKGDRPKADGGGGFSIAAEVADVRPNGTLVVQARKRRFVNGREEVFKLSGEVPAAAVRDGAARLEDVLNLSLVREGARGPEEWILRAWP from the coding sequence GTGAAGAAGTTCGGATGGGCGGCGGCGGCCTGGCTGGCCATGGCGGGCGGCGCCTGGGGGCAGTCGCTCCTGGGCGATTCGGACCGTTCGCCTTACGATCCGCCGCCCCCCCGGGCGTACCGGAAGCACGACGTGCTGTTTCTGAAGGGGGACAGGCCCAAGGCGGACGGCGGGGGTGGGTTCTCGATCGCGGCGGAGGTGGCCGACGTGCGCCCGAACGGGACGCTCGTCGTGCAGGCCCGGAAGCGCCGCTTCGTGAACGGACGGGAAGAGGTCTTCAAGCTCTCCGGGGAAGTGCCGGCCGCGGCGGTGCGGGACGGGGCCGCGCGGCTGGAGGACGTGCTGAATCTCAGCCTGGTCCGCGAAGGAGCCCGCGGGCCGGAAGAATGGATCCTTCGGGCATGGCCGTAG
- a CDS encoding flagellar basal body P-ring protein FlgI encodes MATIFAAALLAVSTQAVKDFVEVDGARSNPLRGYGIVTGLNGRGDSPQGESARLLRAMLQNLSAPEVTIEKIEARNAALVLVTAELPPFQKPGTRLDVTVSAIGDARSLAGGELQLTDLRGPLGRRDPTIYALASGRLVVEGDEGRGNPTVGFIPGGAIVEKGLAHAFIHEIPEGRPGAGRKAFRLLLKKPDLSTAGRLVQQINASAAAGSGGRLEVAEALDGGAILVRIPTAEEYRAATGSAPACDFEREPVHWLDAVLNLPADLYAPEAAAVVIHDASRTVSWTGEVRLRSGSVLLPGSGEAARPSVFHARDGQRLSEFLEKVGPAVTSAQLVDLVRALHKAGLIQAEVRAR; translated from the coding sequence ATGGCCACGATCTTCGCGGCGGCGCTCCTGGCGGTTTCGACCCAGGCGGTGAAGGACTTCGTCGAAGTGGACGGAGCCCGCTCCAATCCCCTGCGCGGGTACGGCATCGTGACGGGCCTCAACGGACGGGGCGACAGTCCTCAGGGGGAATCCGCCCGGCTCCTGCGGGCGATGCTGCAGAATCTGTCCGCCCCCGAGGTCACGATCGAGAAAATCGAAGCCCGCAACGCGGCGCTGGTTCTCGTGACGGCGGAGCTTCCGCCCTTCCAGAAGCCGGGGACGCGGCTGGATGTGACCGTCTCGGCGATCGGGGACGCCCGGTCCCTGGCGGGCGGGGAGCTTCAGCTCACCGATCTTCGCGGGCCCCTGGGACGGAGAGACCCCACGATCTATGCGCTCGCGTCCGGCCGTCTTGTGGTGGAGGGGGACGAGGGGCGCGGGAACCCCACGGTGGGATTCATTCCCGGCGGCGCGATCGTCGAGAAGGGGCTCGCGCACGCGTTCATTCACGAGATTCCGGAGGGCCGCCCGGGGGCCGGGCGGAAGGCCTTCCGGCTGCTGCTCAAGAAGCCGGATCTTTCCACGGCGGGCCGGCTCGTCCAGCAGATCAACGCGTCCGCGGCGGCCGGTTCCGGCGGGAGGCTCGAGGTCGCCGAGGCGCTCGACGGCGGCGCGATCCTGGTGCGGATTCCCACGGCGGAGGAGTACCGCGCCGCGACCGGTTCGGCCCCGGCGTGCGACTTCGAGCGCGAGCCGGTCCACTGGCTCGACGCGGTCCTCAATCTGCCGGCGGACCTCTACGCGCCGGAAGCGGCGGCGGTCGTCATTCACGACGCCAGCCGCACGGTTTCCTGGACCGGCGAGGTGCGGCTGCGCTCCGGAAGCGTTCTCCTGCCCGGTTCGGGGGAGGCCGCGCGGCCGAGCGTCTTTCACGCGCGGGACGGACAGCGCCTCTCGGAGTTCCTCGAGAAGGTCGGCCCGGCGGTCACTTCGGCGCAACTCGTGGACCTCGTCCGGGCGCTCCACAAGGCGGGTCTGATTCAGGCCGAAGTGCGCGCCCGCTGA